In a genomic window of Amycolatopsis japonica:
- a CDS encoding NUDIX hydrolase — MATEPNGHELTRWKIHGERLVDDTRRLRLSIASVELPDGVTFEQYVLRIPKAAMMAVLDDQDRVLMMWRHRFIIDRWVWELPGGYADPNEDPAKTAAREVEEETGWRPLDVEPLGSLQPMVGSADAENLLYVARGAEYVGEPEDINEAERVAWIELDSIRDRIAKGEIVGAASQVALLHVLAFHR; from the coding sequence GTGGCTACCGAACCCAACGGGCACGAACTTACACGCTGGAAGATCCACGGGGAGCGACTCGTCGACGACACGCGTCGCCTACGACTGAGTATCGCTTCCGTCGAACTGCCCGACGGTGTGACGTTCGAGCAGTACGTGTTACGCATTCCCAAGGCGGCCATGATGGCCGTCCTCGACGATCAAGACCGCGTGCTCATGATGTGGCGTCATCGGTTCATCATCGACCGATGGGTGTGGGAGCTGCCCGGCGGCTACGCCGACCCTAACGAAGATCCCGCGAAGACCGCGGCCCGTGAAGTCGAGGAGGAAACGGGCTGGCGGCCACTCGACGTCGAGCCTCTCGGCTCATTGCAACCCATGGTCGGTAGCGCCGACGCCGAGAACCTCCTGTACGTCGCTCGAGGAGCCGAATATGTCGGTGAGCCCGAAGACATCAACGAGGCTGAGCGCGTAGCTTGGATCGAACTCGACTCCATACGCGACCGCATCGCCAAGGGCGAGATCGTCGGCGCGGCGTCCCAGGTCGCGTTACTTCACGTTCTCGCGTTCCATCGTTGA
- a CDS encoding tetratricopeptide repeat protein: MLNDTSKSAAEREVLFGAAAELHQVVGWIAYDIGNAGEGQRYLREALKLAQDAGDDALEAEMLAAMSHHAAFNQAHGVAVDMALAARRTAKRSGLVALQAEAAVLEAHGHALQANTSACFAALRDAESAFERFVPGSGPTWLTYFDNAYLAAKFAHTFRDLGRPVEAERFARQSLGMSDGYERGRLFNTALLASTLADQGRLDEACKVAATAVKMSEDVRSVRGGAYLADVGRRLAVHRGDRRVRSLYTQMTAAGVPTPV; this comes from the coding sequence ATGCTGAACGACACGAGTAAGAGTGCGGCAGAGCGTGAAGTACTGTTCGGAGCAGCTGCCGAGCTGCACCAGGTTGTCGGCTGGATCGCATACGACATCGGCAACGCAGGAGAAGGCCAGCGATACCTGCGTGAAGCGTTGAAGTTGGCGCAGGACGCCGGCGACGATGCGCTTGAAGCCGAAATGCTGGCGGCGATGAGTCATCACGCTGCGTTCAACCAGGCCCATGGGGTCGCCGTCGATATGGCGTTGGCCGCTAGGAGGACGGCGAAACGATCCGGCCTCGTGGCCTTGCAAGCCGAGGCCGCGGTACTGGAAGCACACGGTCACGCGCTGCAGGCGAACACTTCTGCTTGCTTCGCAGCGCTTCGCGATGCGGAAAGTGCCTTCGAGCGGTTCGTGCCGGGCTCGGGACCGACGTGGTTGACCTATTTCGACAACGCCTACCTAGCGGCCAAGTTCGCGCACACGTTCCGTGACCTCGGGCGTCCGGTCGAAGCCGAGCGATTTGCCCGGCAGTCATTGGGCATGAGCGATGGATACGAGCGCGGAAGGCTCTTCAACACCGCGCTTCTCGCGTCAACGTTGGCCGATCAAGGGCGTCTTGACGAAGCCTGCAAGGTCGCCGCGACGGCGGTGAAGATGAGTGAGGACGTCCGGTCGGTTCGCGGTGGCGCCTATCTCGCCGATGTTGGACGTCGCCTTGCAGTGCATCGCGGCGACCGACGCGTGCGATCGCTGTACACCCAGATGACCGCGGCAGGTGTCCCTACTCCAGTATGA